A segment of the Bacillus licheniformis DSM 13 = ATCC 14580 genome:
TGCCTCTTTTTCAATCCGACTTGCCATCCCTCCCGCATAAAGCGATTCCATTTTATATACTTTATGTTAAAATTATCAATAACCATGCCGGAAAGGAGAGATTATCCGTTCTGATGTAACACGCAAATCAAGAAAGGACGCTGAACGATGGATCAAACAAAATTGAGCGTCTGGGAAAAGAATTACACGTTCCTTTTCATCTCCAGGCTAATCAAAATCTCTGCTGACTGTTTTGCCTTCAATTCTATTTTATGGTTTTTAATCTTTGACGGAAAAGGTGCAATCGGCACTTCCCTGCTTCTTGCCGTCACTTTTCTCCCCGAAGCCTTTTTGGCGCCGATTACAGGGCCTTTAGTCAAAAGAAGCGCCCTGAAATTCTGGATGTACTTTTCGGATTTAACAAGGGCAGCCGTCGTCATTACTATACCGATTTGCTATTTAAACGGCTTTTCACCGATGTGGTTTGTTTTAGGCCTCATGATCATCCATTCGGCAACAGGCGCGACATATAACCCGGCGTCAATTACGCTGATTCCGCAGATCGTGAACGAAAATCTCATCCAAAAAGCCAACGCGATTCTCCAGTCTTCTTCAGAAATCATCAGGCTGGGAGCCGTTACATTGTGCGGAGTGCTGCTGACTTTTATCGGTCCTGCAACGACTTTGGTCTTTTCATTTATCTTTTATATCATATCGGGCCTATTCATGCTTTGCATCAAATACAGCATCACCCGGACTCATTCACAGTCTAAGTCTCTTGCTCAAAGAGGTACATATTTTGCGAGATTAAAAAGAGGATTTACATTGGTGAAAAACCACAAAATATTATATCCGCTCGCGATTTATTGCATCTTCATGAACCTGGCGGCTTCACCCTGGGAAGCCCTTTCCGCGGTATATGTTGCTGAGGATTTAAACGGAACGCCGTTCATCCACTCGCTGCTGAAGGCGACGACGGCAGGAGGAGCATTTTTACTGGGATTTATCCTTGCAAAAGTAAAAATCAACAGGTACGGACTCCTTTTTATTACGGCAGGCATTCTCGAAGGTGCAGCTTATTTTATCGCAGGACTGAATACTTTCCTGCCGCTCGTATTTCTCGCCGCCTTTGCATTCGGGGCAGCCATCAGCTCGATTAATGTCCCCGAATTCACGATTATCCAGACATCTGTCGAAGGGGATGACCAGCCTCAAGTGTTTGCAGTCATCCATATGATCACAAATCTATCGCTTCCTTTAGGGGCAATTGCCTGCGGATATGCCGCAAAAATGCTTGGCGCGGGAAACGTGATTGCAATCGGCGGCTTCATCGAAATCATTGCGGGCATCGGCATCCTCATATTTACTCAGCTTGCCAGGGCCCGGCGGTCAGATCTGATAAAAGAAAAAGAAGCTAGCGCAAATATGTAGTACGAATGTGACGGCCGCAGTTTCACCGGGTCAGGCGGGCGCAGCGGCGCCTCCAACAATGAAAAGGTTCCGGCAAACACACCGGAACCTCAAATCTATTCCTATGCTTCTACAGATCTAAAAAACTGCGGAAGATGCTCTTTATGCGCTTCAAGCATTTCGTCCAGTATTTGTTTCGCAATTTTGTCGGACGGAACGAGCGGGTTGATCGTCATGGCCACAAGTGCAGTGTTGTAATCGCCTGTAACAGCCGCTTCAGCCGCAACGCGTTCGAACGATTTAATTTGCTGGACAAGACCTCTCACGGTGACAGGCAAATCTCCGACCGCGATCGGTTTCGGCCCGTTTTTCGTCATGACACAGTTGACTTCCACTGCGGAGTCATCAGGAATGCTTGCGATCGCTCCGTTATTCATCGTGTTAACAGGTTGAATATCGTGCTTGTCATTGTAAATCGAGCTGATCAAGTTGCAGGCGGCATCACTGTAATATGCGCCGCCGCGCTTTTCAAGCTGGGGCGGTTTGATCGCCAGCTCCGGATCTTTATACAGCTCAAACAATTCCTTTTCAACTTGCTGAACAACCTCTGCACGCGTTCCTTCCGTTTTTGAAGCCTCCAGTTCGTGTTCAAGCATTTCCTGTGTTTTATAGTAGTAGCGGTGGTAGCCGCACGGAATCAGGCCAAGGCCGCGGATAAAGTCGGGTTCCCACGATTCTCCGGAGATATTTTTCATCGTCATCGCATTTTCTGGATCTGCCATCGCTTCGATCACTTTGTCTTTGACGCTGACGCCGTCAAGGAAAACGTCGAGTCCGAACACCATATGATTTAATCCTGCAAATTGAATGTCTATGCGGCTTTCATCAACATCGAGCGCCTTTGCAACCCCCATCTTCATGCCGATCGGCACATTGCAGAGCCCGACGACTTTTTTCAAATTAGAATAGCGGAGCAGCGCTTCAGTCACCATGCCTGCCGGGTTGGTAAAATTGACAAGCCACGCGTCGGGGCACAGTTCTTCGATGTCTTTTGCAATCTCAAGGATGACCGGAATGGTGCGAAGCCCCTTGAAAAGGCCGCCCGGTCCATTTGTTTCCTGACCGATCACCCCGTATTTTAAAGGAATTCGTTCATCTTTTGCTCTCGCTTCGAGCAAGCCGACGCGGAATTGCGTCGTGACAAAATCAGCGTCTTTTAAAGCCTCCCTGCGGTCTAGCGTCAGATGGACTTTGATCGGGACGCCTGCTTTTTCGACCATTCGCTTCGCCAGCGTGCCGACGATATTAAGTTTTTCTTCCCCTTCCGGTATATCGACGAGCCAGAGCTCGCTGACCGGAAGCTCGTCATGCCGTTTGATTAATCCCTCGACAAGCTCGGGCGTATAACTTGAACCTCCGCCAATTGTTACGATTTTCAATCCTTTTTTCATCAATTGACACCTCCGTGGATATTCATTTTTTCATAGAGCTCGACAATCTCCGCGGCCAAATCTTTCATGGTCATCGCATTCATTAAATGATCCTGGGCATGAATCATGAGCAGTGAAGGTTCGGTTTTCGCACCCTTCGCTTCATTTTGAATCAAAGCTGTCTGAAAGTGATGCGCCCTGATCAGTTCTTCGTCAGCCGCCCGGATCTTTTCTTTTGCAGCTGCGAAATCTCCCTTTTTGGCTTCGGCTATCGCTTCCATGCAAAAGCTCCTGCCGTTTCCTCCGTGAAGGATAATTTGAAATATCGTTTGTTCCAATTCCTCGGACATTTTGGCACCCCTTTTCTATACACTGACCTGTTGACCATCGCTTGCAGCCGTTCCGGTCTCCAGTTCGCTCTCTTCTTTCAGCTTTTGTTTATCCCACATTCTAAAGAACGGATAGTATACGACAAACGAGATCAACAGATTGATCAGCTGCATGACCGCTCCGGAAATTTTCCCTCCTGTTGCCAAATATCCGGAAAAGCCGGGCGGCATCGTCCACGGCACGGCAATCCCAGCCGGCTTTGCAACAAGACCTGTGCTCATTCCAATATAGGTTGCCGTTATCATCAGCAGCGGCGACACGATGAACGGGATCAGCAGCATCGGGTTCATGACGATCGGCATGCCGAAGATAATCGGTTCGTTGATGTTAAAAACAGCGGGGCCGATGGCGAGTCTGCCGAGCTGTTTCATTTGCTTGCTTCGCGCCCTAAGAAACATCGTAATGACCAAAGCCAAAGTAGCGCCGCTGCCGCCGATGTTGATCCAAATCTCAAAAAACTGCGTCGTAAATATGTTCGGGAGCGCTTCTCCGGCTTGGAAAGCGAGACGGTTTTCGTCCATCGCTCCGTACCAGATCGGCGACATCACTCCGCCGACAATGTTTGCTCCATGAAGGCCGCAGGACCACAGCAGCATTTTCACAGTTTCGGCAATAAGGCTTCCGCCGAGACTGCCGCCAAGGACGGAAAGAGGCGTTCCCAAAAGGACGTTGACGACATTATGGAGGCTTTCAAACGGCGTCATTTCAATTAAAAGGCGGGCCGCCCAGATCGAGCCGATAACGGCGAATCCCGGAATCAGAGCGATAAATGATTTGCTGACAGCCGGCGGTACGCCGTCCGGCATTTTGACGACAATATCCTTTTGAACGACCCAGCGGTAAACCTCAGTGGAGAACATCGCGATCAGCATGCCGACAAACAGACCTTTGCTTCCCATTAATGAAATCGGGATGCCGCCTGACACTAAAATTTCCTCTGTTGCGCCTTCGGGTGTGAACGGAATCTGGTAGGGGGTCGCAAGCAGAAAAGCTGCTACGGCAATGGCGCCCGATGACAGGGCATCGATATCATATTTCTCCGCCAGACGGTAGGCGATGCCAAACGTGGCGATCAGCGCCATAATGTCAAAGCTGACATTAACCGGATAGCTTAATTTCTCAGCCCATTGATCGCCGAAAATCCCCGCCATGAATTCCGGATATCCCGGAATCGGCAAATTGGCTAAAATGAGAAACAGCGATCCGATAATGATTAATGGCATGGTCAGAATAATGCCGTCTCTGAGAGCCTGCAAATGGCGCTGGGCGGCAATTCTGCCGGCAACCGGCATGATCTTCTCCTCTAAAAATGCATTAAACTTGTTCACTTGTGCCGCCTCCTTTAAGAGCCGGCAAGCTGTTCGGCGGATTTTAACACTTCAGCTCCATTACAAGTTCCGTAATGGACCGTATTGATGACATCGACGGATACACCTTTCGATTCTCCTAATTTCTTTAATTGCGGGAGCATGTAACGGACTTGCGGGCCAAGAAGCAATACGTCGGCTTTATCGATATGATTCTGAACCTCTCCTCCGGAAACGGCCCAGATTTTATAGTCTTTTCCTTGTTCCTCTGCACTTTTTTCCATTTTCGTCACAAGCAGACTCGTTGACATTCCTGCGGCGCAAGCTAATAAGATATTCATGTTAAATAGTCCCCCTTTTACGTATCTTGTCTGATCTCTCTTACAGTTTCATCATATAATGAAACCGTTTTCATATACACTTAATGATTTTCCTCAGCGAAGAGGAAAAAAGACAAGGGGACATCTTCATTTGGCATATCGATGAGCCGGCCCGCTTTTTTTAAAGACGGACATAAACTCCCCGTACGTTTTGCATTTCAGGAGTTCCCGGACAATCGCCCTGTCATCTAAAACACGGCCCAAAAATTTGTACATCTCCTGCAAATTTGCTGTATTGTCCTTTTCTACACAAAGAAGGCAGACGAATTGAACCCTCTTATTCTCCCAGACTATCGGTTTTTGCAGCGTGCAAACCGCCCAAAAAGTTGAAGCGGTTTTTGGTGTCATCGGATGCGGAATCGCAACCAGATTGCCGAAGCAAGTGGGCGCAACGGCCTCCCGTTCAAAGACCGAGGCTTCAAGCCCCGCGTCTGCAAGCCCTGATTGCGTCACTTTTCCGCACAGAAAGCGAAGGACATCCTCTCTTGAAGACAGACTTTCCCGCAAAAAGACAAGCTCTTTTCTCGTATAAGTCGAAGCGATTCCGTCATCTTCGGCAAGCACTTGTTCTATTTTCGTTAAATCTCCCCCTCCCAGTATTGTGTTTACTTGAATCACCGGAATGGGAAGATCATCGGACAGCGGTATTGTGCTGATAACAAAGTCGAGTGCATGGAGCGACATTTGATTCAGCTTGTAGTAATCAACCGTTCCAAGGATCTCAAGCTTTGAACCGAATGTTGCCCGCAGTCTGTCCTGAAGCAGCATGGCGCTTCCGGCCCCTGAAGCACAGACAATCATACAGCGTTTTGAGGGCCTGTTCATGTTTCTTCTTTCCATGGCTGCGCCTATATGCAACGCGAGGTAGCCGACCTCGCTTTCCTGAATGTCAAATCCCGTCTCTCTTTTGATGACTTCACCGGCTTGAATACCCGCTTCAAATGCGAGCGGATAATTGGCCTTAATTGCATCCAGCATTGGATTTCTGATATTCATGCCGTATCTGCAGCGATTCAAAGCCGGTTTTAGGTGAAGGCCGAGACCGATTTTTAATTCTTTGTCATCCCCAATGCCGAGGGTGAATTTTTGATCGATGGTTTTCATGATCAATTGCGTCAGCCGGTCTGTCTCTTCTTCATCCATCATGCTTTCGATTGCACCGCTGCGAATGGCGGCCATAACCGTCCTTTTCGCGCCAAGCAAATGGATGGCGATGTAGGCCGTTTCTTTTTCTGGAAACGCCACGTGCAGCTTTTGTTCAAGAGTGCGGACAATCGCCCTCGCCACTTCATATTCTTTATGATTCATAATCTCCTTTACATCTTTGGAATAAAGAGAAACATGTTTGCCGCTTCGGATGCGTTTGCATGCAATGGCGACGTGGATGAGAAGATTGTTTAGTCCGATATCTGAAAGAGAAATTTGATCTTCGCTTATTTTTTCTAAAATCGTTTGACGGATCATAGCAAGCTCTTCTTTTGGGAGAATGGATATCCGGGTGTTCATAATATCAATATCCGTTTCCCGCTTTGGAAAAAGGTGCTCTGCGATGCACGATCGCAGCTTCATCTCATCTCCCTTCAGCTTAAAGCCGTAATTCGGCTTGATCTTCAGCTCAATGTCGTAAGGTTTAAGCCTTTTCTTCACATCTCTCATATCGTTTTGGACCGTCGATTTGCTGATATACATCTCAGCGGCTAAATCTTCAAGTTTGACATACTCCTCAGTTAAGAGAAGCCTTTTTAATAAATAGAGAATACGCTCATTTGGAAAAACGGGAGTAGAAAGCTCTTGATGAAATGTGTGCTGCAGAAGCTGGCGAAAGAGGCGGTCATTCTTGATGGAGAGCCGATAGCCTGCACCCCTGATCGATTGGACGGCAGCGCCGTTTTTGGAGAGAAGCCGGTCTAATTCTTTCACATCTGATCTGATCGTCCGAGAGGTCACATTTAGCTCATTGGCCAAATATGCGCTGGTTAATGGTGATTCTGCCCCTATCAATTCGCCGAGGATAAGCTTAAGCCGAGCATTGAGCATAGAAAAAGACCCTCCCACTAAGATACTTGAACCGAGAACAAACCTATACACTCAGGTATATTCATTTTTTTTGTGAAATTTGTCTCATAGTTAAGTAAATTCTATTATGACTGCGCTTTCAAGTCAATTTGGCCTTTCTCCAAGAAAAAAGCCGGTTTAACCGGCTTTCAGATTCTTTTTCTCCCTTCGGTTTTTAATGATTTTCCATGCGATCGGATAGATGACAGGCGCCCATTTGACGGCGCTTTTAATCATTTTTTTCATGGCTTGACTCCCTCCTGTTTTTTTTACTGTTTTCCCTGATGAACGGGAGCCAAACCTTTTAACTATCTTGAGACATAGCGGTTCCCTTTTATCCAGAATCGCCAAGGGTATTCCCTCGCTTCACCTGAGTTGTCAATGCCAATTCGCGGACCGCTCAAAATATCTTGGGGTTCATACCCTTTTGCGATATAAAGCGGCGGCCCCGTCAGCGGTCTGCCGTAATCGTTCATCGTGATGGAAAGCGCCTTTGTCAGCTTTCCCGGACCGTTTGTCCAATCGCGCGGTTTCTTTCCGCTCCTTCGCTTCTCCATCAGCGCGAGGCCTTCATGAGGTTCAAGCGCTCTGATCAGCACGGCCTCAGGTTCATCGGCTCCTCCGCTTACAACATTGATGAGTGTGTGGGTATGCATGGTGTACGTATACACCACGCCGGCTTCACGATACATGATTTCGGTGCGCTTTGTCCGGCGGTTGCCATAGCTGTGAGCTGCTCTGTCCCCTGGCCCTTTATAAGCCTCTGTCTCCACAATATATCCTGAAGCAGGCCCTTCTTCCGTTTCTTTAACGAGAAGACAGCCCAACAGGGACCTGGCAAGTTCAATTGTTGGCTTGTTGTAAAATTCGAGCGGGAGAGGTTCGTGAGCTGGATTCATTTTTGTTGGCCTCCTTTTTGCTAAAAAGCAAATCGCCTCTTTGTCGATTGTGATATATTTTACCATTTTCGACAGACGAGATGCCAGAAATGAAGGCAATGATGAATGAGATGATTTATTGGTCTTCAGTGGATGACATTGACATATCTGTATTATTGTATACAATAATAATTATATTCTGAAAAAAGGAGGCGAAAGCTTTTTTCATGCACTCTTCAAATCCAGTCAAAAGACAGTCTGCAAGTGATTACGCTTATAACGAATTAAGAACGAAAATCATCGAACTTGAATATCCTCCCTCTGAACAGCTTGCTGAAGACAGTCTTGCAAAGGGTTTAAACATCAGCAGAACTCCTCTTCGCCAGGCTCTTTACCGGCTGGAGCTTGAAGGATTGGTCAGTAAACAGCCGAACGGCCGGCTTCGCGTATGCCCGATTTCGCTCGCTGAAGCGAAAGAGGTTTTTAAAGTGCGTGAAGCGCTTGAAGGACTACTCACTGCCGAAGCCGCACAGCTGGTGACGCCGGAGAGCCTTCATCAGCTTGAAGACCGCATCGAACTGATGAAGCTGGCTGCCGTAAAGGGCCGCAAAACAGATACGGTCAAATACGGATCAGAATTTCATTCTATCTTGCACGCCATCAGCACAAATGCAACCGCAAAACGTTTTCTGGATCAGCTTGAAAGCAGGATTGAACGGTATCGCAGAATCAGCGGATACAAAAATCCTGACTACAAACCGTCTGTATCTTTCAATGAACACTTGGATATTTTTAATGCCGTCAAAGAAAAAAACAGCGTTTTGGCAGAAGCCGCCATGCGTTCCCACATTAAACGAAGCTTACGTTCAATTGAAGAAACGCTCGAACGTTCATACTAATCCGCCGAACAGCCAATGCCATTCTCACAGCACGTTTTTGACACAAATGTTAAAAAACGAATAAGAGGTGGAAAAATGGGCAAACAAGGTGTATTTAAACCGGGATTAGAAGGCGTTATTGCTGGAGAAACGAACATTTCTTTCTTAGATACGGAAGCGGAACAAATCGTCATTAAAGGCTATGATTTAATCGAACTTGCAGAACAAAAAACATATCTTGACCTCGTCTATCTTCTCCTTCAAGATAAGCTGCCAGATCCAATGGAATTGAAAGGAATTGAAAGCGCTTTAAAAAGTGCGTATGAACTGCCCGGCGGAATCTATACTATTCTGAAGTCGCTTCCGAATAATACCCATCCGATGGATGCGCTCCGAACCGGGATTTCCGCTTTAGCAGGATATGATCCCGAATTGAATGACAGATCTCAAGCAGCAAACAGAAGCAAAGCGCTGCGCTTGATCGCACAGGTTCCGAATATTACCGCCAACAGCTACCGCATCCTTCACCAGAAAAACGTCATCACGCCTGACAAACAGCTTTCATTCAGCCAGAACTTTTTATATATGCTGACGGAAAAAGAACCGACTCCCCAAGAAACAGCCGTCTTTGATCAGACATTAATGCTTTACAGCGAGCACGAAATGCCGAACTCCACATTTGCCGCAAGAGTCATCGCATCGACAAACACAGATATATACGGTGCTTTCACAGGCGCTGCAGCATCGCTAAAAGGACATTTGCACGGCGGTGCGAATGAAGCGGTCATGTACATGCTGCTCGAAGGAGAAACAAAATCGGGCTTCTGCAAGCTGATTGAACATAAGTTAAGCAGAAAAGAAAAAATCATGGGCTTTGGGCACCGCGTCTATATGAGAAAAATGGACCCGCGCGCAGCCTTGCTGAAAAAGGCGCTCTATTCGCTTTCTCATAAAACCGGCAGACAGGATTTATATGAGATGTGCGATGCCGGCGAAAAGCTGATGCGCGAAGAAAAAGGCCTGTATCCGAACCTCGACTACTATGCGGCTCCAGTCTATTACCTGCTCGGCATACCGATCGATCTCTATACTCCGATATTTTTCGCGGCACGGTCGGTCGGTCTTAGCGCGCATGTCATTGAACAGCATGAAGACAACAGGCTGTTCCGCCCGAGAGTTCACTATACGGGACCGCGTCATCTTCATCCATAATTCGCTTTGATTCAGAAAGAAGGGAGATAGATGTTATGAAAACTGAAAGTCAAACGCTCCAAAACTGTGATCAATTGCTGGAAGAGATCGCCGACTATACGGTAAATGCCAAGATTTCAAGCGAAGAAGCGATTGAAACCGCCCGTTACGTCTTAATGGATACACTGGGCTGCGGAATATTGGCGCTCAAATATCCGGAATGCGCCAAGCATCTCGGCCCGATTGCCCCGGGTACCGTCGTCCCGAACGGCACCCGCGTCCCGGGAACGCAATTTGAGCTTGATCCTGTTCACGGCGCCTTTAATATCGGCTGCATGATCCGCTGGCTCGATTATAACGACACATGGCTTGCGGCCGAATGGGGCCATCCGTCAGATAACCTCGGAGCGATTTTAGCCTGCGCCGACTATGTCAGCAGGCAGCTGCTCGCGGCGGGCAAGGAACCGCTCACGATTAACGATGTCCTGACGGCAATTGTTAAGGCTCATGAAATCCAAGGCGTCCTTGCTCTCGACAACAGCTTAAACAGAAACGGGCTTGACCATGTGCTATTCGTAAAAGTCGCCTCCACTGCTGTGGCATGCTCACTATTGGGGGGCACAAAACAGGATGTTATCAATGCCGTCTCCCAGGCCTGGGTCGATAATTCAAGCCTGCGGACGTACCGCCATGCTCCGAATACCGGCTCGCGTAAGTCCTGGGCAGCCGGTGATGCGACTAGCCGCGGCGTGAGGCTCGCGATGATGACCTTGAAAGGCGAAATGGGATATAAAACCGCTTTGTCTGCTCCAATGTGGGGTTTTCAGGATGTCTTATTCGGAGGAAAAGAATTGACGCTCGCCAGACCGCTCGACTCTTATGTCATCGAAAATGTCCTTTTTAAAATTTCGTATCCGGCTGAATTCCACGCTCAAACGGCTGCTGAAGCCGCGATCAGGCTTCACCCTGAAGTGAAGGACAGACTTGATGACATCGGCCAAATCGTGATCACGACGCACGAATCGGCCATCCGGATTATCGACAAAACGGGAGAATTACACAATCCGGCTGACCGTGATCACTGCCTTCAGTATATAACAGCGATCGGACTGATCTACGGCGATATTACCGCTGACCATTATGAAGACGAAACCGCGCAAAATCCGGAGATCGACAGGCTGCGCGAAAAAATGACGACAGTCGAAAACAAACAGTATTCCGTCGATTATCTCGACCCGGAAAAACGCTCGATCGCCAACGCTGTTCAAGTGTTTTATAAAGACGGCACACACTCGGAAAAAATCGCGGTCGAATACCCGATTGGTCATCGGCGCCGCCGCAACGAGGGCATCCCGCTCTTAAAAGACAAATTTATCAATAATTTAAAAACGCGCTTTCCGGCGGGGCAAGCGGAACGAATCAACGCCCTGCTGAATGATCCTCACAGATTAAGCGGTGCACCTGTACCGGATTTCATGGAATTGTTTGTCATTTAGGAGGTTTTGAATATGTGGATTGTCTCGAAACAATCAACTCAGGAAGAGCTGGCCAATGCATTCAGAAAACTGATGAAAGCACCTGATATTTTGAAAATACCCGGTGTTCATGACGGAATGGCTGCCATTACCGCAAAAAACATCGGCTTCAAAGCGCTCTATCTCTCCGGGGCCGCCTACACGGCAAGCCGCGGGCTCCCTGACCTCGGAATGATACACTCCCAGGAAATCGCTGAAAAAGCAAGCGAACTTGTGAGAGCCGCAAATCTTCCGCTTTTGGTCGATATCGACACCGGCTACGGCGGTGTCCTAAATGCGGCACGCACGGCCGCCGAAATGGCCGAGAGCAGAGTCGCAGCCGTCCAAATCGAAGATCAGCAACTGCCTAAAAAATGCGGACATTTAAATGGAAAAACGCTCGTACCCGCAGAGGACATGATCGCAAAAATTAGAGCGATAAAAGAAACCGCCCCTTCGCTCGTTGTCGTGGCTCGGACGGATGCAAAAGCAG
Coding sequences within it:
- a CDS encoding MFS transporter, with the translated sequence MDQTKLSVWEKNYTFLFISRLIKISADCFAFNSILWFLIFDGKGAIGTSLLLAVTFLPEAFLAPITGPLVKRSALKFWMYFSDLTRAAVVITIPICYLNGFSPMWFVLGLMIIHSATGATYNPASITLIPQIVNENLIQKANAILQSSSEIIRLGAVTLCGVLLTFIGPATTLVFSFIFYIISGLFMLCIKYSITRTHSQSKSLAQRGTYFARLKRGFTLVKNHKILYPLAIYCIFMNLAASPWEALSAVYVAEDLNGTPFIHSLLKATTAGGAFLLGFILAKVKINRYGLLFITAGILEGAAYFIAGLNTFLPLVFLAAFAFGAAISSINVPEFTIIQTSVEGDDQPQVFAVIHMITNLSLPLGAIACGYAAKMLGAGNVIAIGGFIEIIAGIGILIFTQLARARRSDLIKEKEASANM
- the licH gene encoding 6-phospho-beta-glucosidase LicH, which codes for MKKGLKIVTIGGGSSYTPELVEGLIKRHDELPVSELWLVDIPEGEEKLNIVGTLAKRMVEKAGVPIKVHLTLDRREALKDADFVTTQFRVGLLEARAKDERIPLKYGVIGQETNGPGGLFKGLRTIPVILEIAKDIEELCPDAWLVNFTNPAGMVTEALLRYSNLKKVVGLCNVPIGMKMGVAKALDVDESRIDIQFAGLNHMVFGLDVFLDGVSVKDKVIEAMADPENAMTMKNISGESWEPDFIRGLGLIPCGYHRYYYKTQEMLEHELEASKTEGTRAEVVQQVEKELFELYKDPELAIKPPQLEKRGGAYYSDAACNLISSIYNDKHDIQPVNTMNNGAIASIPDDSAVEVNCVMTKNGPKPIAVGDLPVTVRGLVQQIKSFERVAAEAAVTGDYNTALVAMTINPLVPSDKIAKQILDEMLEAHKEHLPQFFRSVEA
- a CDS encoding PTS lactose/cellobiose transporter subunit IIA, translated to MSEELEQTIFQIILHGGNGRSFCMEAIAEAKKGDFAAAKEKIRAADEELIRAHHFQTALIQNEAKGAKTEPSLLMIHAQDHLMNAMTMKDLAAEIVELYEKMNIHGGVN
- the celB gene encoding PTS cellobiose transporter subunit IIC: MNKFNAFLEEKIMPVAGRIAAQRHLQALRDGIILTMPLIIIGSLFLILANLPIPGYPEFMAGIFGDQWAEKLSYPVNVSFDIMALIATFGIAYRLAEKYDIDALSSGAIAVAAFLLATPYQIPFTPEGATEEILVSGGIPISLMGSKGLFVGMLIAMFSTEVYRWVVQKDIVVKMPDGVPPAVSKSFIALIPGFAVIGSIWAARLLIEMTPFESLHNVVNVLLGTPLSVLGGSLGGSLIAETVKMLLWSCGLHGANIVGGVMSPIWYGAMDENRLAFQAGEALPNIFTTQFFEIWINIGGSGATLALVITMFLRARSKQMKQLGRLAIGPAVFNINEPIIFGMPIVMNPMLLIPFIVSPLLMITATYIGMSTGLVAKPAGIAVPWTMPPGFSGYLATGGKISGAVMQLINLLISFVVYYPFFRMWDKQKLKEESELETGTAASDGQQVSV
- the licB gene encoding PTS lichenan transporter subunit IIB, whose product is MNILLACAAGMSTSLLVTKMEKSAEEQGKDYKIWAVSGGEVQNHIDKADVLLLGPQVRYMLPQLKKLGESKGVSVDVINTVHYGTCNGAEVLKSAEQLAGS
- a CDS encoding BglG family transcription antiterminator, producing MLNARLKLILGELIGAESPLTSAYLANELNVTSRTIRSDVKELDRLLSKNGAAVQSIRGAGYRLSIKNDRLFRQLLQHTFHQELSTPVFPNERILYLLKRLLLTEEYVKLEDLAAEMYISKSTVQNDMRDVKKRLKPYDIELKIKPNYGFKLKGDEMKLRSCIAEHLFPKRETDIDIMNTRISILPKEELAMIRQTILEKISEDQISLSDIGLNNLLIHVAIACKRIRSGKHVSLYSKDVKEIMNHKEYEVARAIVRTLEQKLHVAFPEKETAYIAIHLLGAKRTVMAAIRSGAIESMMDEEETDRLTQLIMKTIDQKFTLGIGDDKELKIGLGLHLKPALNRCRYGMNIRNPMLDAIKANYPLAFEAGIQAGEVIKRETGFDIQESEVGYLALHIGAAMERRNMNRPSKRCMIVCASGAGSAMLLQDRLRATFGSKLEILGTVDYYKLNQMSLHALDFVISTIPLSDDLPIPVIQVNTILGGGDLTKIEQVLAEDDGIASTYTRKELVFLRESLSSREDVLRFLCGKVTQSGLADAGLEASVFEREAVAPTCFGNLVAIPHPMTPKTASTFWAVCTLQKPIVWENKRVQFVCLLCVEKDNTANLQEMYKFLGRVLDDRAIVRELLKCKTYGEFMSVFKKSGPAHRYAK
- a CDS encoding DNA-3-methyladenine glycosylase encodes the protein MNPAHEPLPLEFYNKPTIELARSLLGCLLVKETEEGPASGYIVETEAYKGPGDRAAHSYGNRRTKRTEIMYREAGVVYTYTMHTHTLINVVSGGADEPEAVLIRALEPHEGLALMEKRRSGKKPRDWTNGPGKLTKALSITMNDYGRPLTGPPLYIAKGYEPQDILSGPRIGIDNSGEAREYPWRFWIKGNRYVSR
- a CDS encoding GntR family transcriptional regulator, which codes for MHSSNPVKRQSASDYAYNELRTKIIELEYPPSEQLAEDSLAKGLNISRTPLRQALYRLELEGLVSKQPNGRLRVCPISLAEAKEVFKVREALEGLLTAEAAQLVTPESLHQLEDRIELMKLAAVKGRKTDTVKYGSEFHSILHAISTNATAKRFLDQLESRIERYRRISGYKNPDYKPSVSFNEHLDIFNAVKEKNSVLAEAAMRSHIKRSLRSIEETLERSY
- the mmgD gene encoding citrate synthase produces the protein MGKQGVFKPGLEGVIAGETNISFLDTEAEQIVIKGYDLIELAEQKTYLDLVYLLLQDKLPDPMELKGIESALKSAYELPGGIYTILKSLPNNTHPMDALRTGISALAGYDPELNDRSQAANRSKALRLIAQVPNITANSYRILHQKNVITPDKQLSFSQNFLYMLTEKEPTPQETAVFDQTLMLYSEHEMPNSTFAARVIASTNTDIYGAFTGAAASLKGHLHGGANEAVMYMLLEGETKSGFCKLIEHKLSRKEKIMGFGHRVYMRKMDPRAALLKKALYSLSHKTGRQDLYEMCDAGEKLMREEKGLYPNLDYYAAPVYYLLGIPIDLYTPIFFAARSVGLSAHVIEQHEDNRLFRPRVHYTGPRHLHP
- a CDS encoding bifunctional 2-methylcitrate dehydratase/aconitate hydratase, coding for MKTESQTLQNCDQLLEEIADYTVNAKISSEEAIETARYVLMDTLGCGILALKYPECAKHLGPIAPGTVVPNGTRVPGTQFELDPVHGAFNIGCMIRWLDYNDTWLAAEWGHPSDNLGAILACADYVSRQLLAAGKEPLTINDVLTAIVKAHEIQGVLALDNSLNRNGLDHVLFVKVASTAVACSLLGGTKQDVINAVSQAWVDNSSLRTYRHAPNTGSRKSWAAGDATSRGVRLAMMTLKGEMGYKTALSAPMWGFQDVLFGGKELTLARPLDSYVIENVLFKISYPAEFHAQTAAEAAIRLHPEVKDRLDDIGQIVITTHESAIRIIDKTGELHNPADRDHCLQYITAIGLIYGDITADHYEDETAQNPEIDRLREKMTTVENKQYSVDYLDPEKRSIANAVQVFYKDGTHSEKIAVEYPIGHRRRRNEGIPLLKDKFINNLKTRFPAGQAERINALLNDPHRLSGAPVPDFMELFVI